A genomic window from Methylorubrum extorquens includes:
- a CDS encoding chemotaxis protein — translation MTSFRESLARSSRSAVVASDVGDRRGAGWLRLTARNDGGGHTFRHCEAKPKQSKIATPTDRASRPRALAATALTLCLALVPAMAAEHGDGHAPPAENHAADDHGGHGAPAKPIEPLPVKAHGLPVELTRTLQLLQDRIASGSTQAHVAQRQLLGHIEQRLITLDPEAWAEAENARAAVTFALAGGGPGALRAILRSNKVPEAEQPLALGALAYLEGREREARAKLAGIDPRTMPAGLAGQLALTQSALMVRDAPVKSLELLDLARLLAPGTLVEEGALRRQIFVVAQGGDARRFEALAIQYLRRFRRSVYAGNFRQRFAGALTRLDFDSDRTRIASLERMLDEIEPESRRDLYLLVARAGLEQGRRETALFSAERAMGLAAPDSRAAAQARLYRGAALIVADGRFEEGYDALRGLDRADFAPSDADLLDAALSTARQIRTPSPVAAATPAPPPSASRPIPESGSLLRAQEALARAERSMDATTGTP, via the coding sequence ATGACTTCTTTTCGGGAGTCCCTAGCGCGGTCGAGTCGCTCGGCCGTCGTCGCGAGCGACGTCGGGGACCGTCGCGGCGCTGGATGGCTTCGCCTGACGGCTCGCAATGATGGTGGAGGGCACACCTTCCGTCATTGCGAGGCGAAGCCGAAGCAATCCAAGATCGCGACGCCGACGGACAGAGCATCCCGGCCTCGCGCCCTCGCGGCGACCGCCCTCACTCTCTGCCTCGCCCTCGTTCCGGCCATGGCCGCCGAGCACGGCGACGGCCACGCGCCGCCCGCGGAAAACCATGCCGCCGACGACCATGGCGGACACGGCGCTCCGGCGAAACCGATCGAACCGCTGCCGGTGAAGGCGCACGGCCTGCCGGTCGAACTGACGCGCACGCTCCAGCTCCTTCAGGACCGCATCGCCAGCGGCTCGACCCAGGCGCATGTCGCGCAGCGCCAGCTCCTCGGCCATATCGAGCAGCGGCTGATCACCCTCGATCCCGAGGCCTGGGCCGAGGCGGAAAACGCGCGCGCCGCCGTCACCTTCGCGCTCGCGGGCGGCGGACCGGGAGCCCTGCGGGCGATCCTCCGATCCAACAAGGTGCCGGAGGCGGAGCAGCCCCTGGCGCTCGGAGCACTTGCCTATCTCGAAGGGCGCGAGCGAGAGGCGCGGGCCAAGCTGGCCGGCATCGACCCGCGCACGATGCCGGCGGGCCTCGCCGGGCAGCTCGCGCTGACGCAATCGGCGCTGATGGTGCGCGACGCGCCGGTCAAGTCGCTCGAACTCCTGGACCTCGCCCGGCTTCTGGCGCCCGGCACGCTGGTCGAGGAAGGGGCGCTGCGCCGCCAGATCTTCGTGGTCGCGCAGGGCGGCGATGCGCGGCGCTTCGAGGCGCTGGCGATCCAGTACCTGCGCCGGTTCCGCCGCTCGGTCTATGCCGGCAACTTCCGCCAGCGCTTCGCCGGCGCGCTCACCCGCCTCGACTTCGACAGCGACCGCACCCGCATCGCCAGCCTGGAGCGGATGCTCGACGAGATCGAGCCTGAGAGCCGGCGCGACCTCTACCTGCTGGTAGCCCGCGCCGGGCTGGAACAGGGCCGCCGCGAGACCGCGCTGTTTTCCGCCGAGCGGGCGATGGGGCTCGCCGCGCCGGATTCGCGAGCCGCAGCGCAGGCGCGGCTCTATCGCGGCGCGGCGCTGATCGTGGCCGATGGACGCTTCGAGGAAGGGTACGATGCCTTGCGCGGCCTCGACCGTGCCGATTTCGCCCCGTCCGACGCGGACCTGCTCGACGCCGCGCTCTCCACCGCCCGGCAGATCCGCACGCCCTCCCCCGTCGCCGCGGCGACCCCGGCCCCGCCGCCCTCGGCGAGCCGGCCGATCCCCGAATCCGGCTCGCTCCTGCGGGCGCAGGAGGCCCTGGCCCGGGCCGAGCGTTCCATGGATGCCACCACCGGCACTCCCTGA
- a CDS encoding transglycosylase SLT domain-containing protein, giving the protein MRRILAGAIAAACISSAAGPNAAAAHSTAAEGAAEAASAQTGALGGETRGGSSRPAMAGASRVCERQMAQAAAKHGVPLGMLYAVGLTESGNRGSLQPYAMNVGGKAYFGSGAADVMQRLAQAQREGVRLVDLGCMQINHHYHRAKFASLEAMIDPAQNVEYATRFLKELKEREGSWTLAVARYHAGPNNNPAQKVYVCRVITNMVATGFGNWTPGAKAFCQ; this is encoded by the coding sequence ATGAGACGGATTCTCGCGGGCGCGATCGCGGCAGCCTGTATCTCTAGCGCCGCCGGCCCGAATGCGGCGGCCGCGCATTCCACCGCCGCCGAGGGCGCCGCAGAAGCGGCCTCCGCACAGACGGGCGCGCTGGGCGGCGAGACGCGAGGCGGCTCCAGCCGTCCTGCGATGGCGGGCGCCTCCCGTGTCTGCGAGCGCCAGATGGCGCAGGCGGCGGCCAAGCACGGCGTGCCGCTCGGCATGCTCTACGCGGTCGGGCTGACGGAGAGCGGCAACCGCGGCTCGCTCCAGCCCTATGCCATGAATGTCGGGGGCAAGGCCTATTTCGGCAGCGGCGCCGCCGACGTGATGCAGCGCCTCGCCCAGGCGCAGCGGGAGGGCGTGCGCCTGGTCGATCTCGGCTGCATGCAGATCAACCATCACTATCATCGCGCGAAGTTCGCCTCGCTGGAGGCGATGATCGACCCGGCCCAGAACGTCGAATACGCGACGCGCTTCCTGAAGGAGTTGAAGGAGCGCGAGGGAAGCTGGACGCTCGCCGTGGCGCGCTACCATGCCGGGCCGAACAACAACCCGGCGCAGAAGGTCTATGTCTGCCGGGTCATCACCAACATGGTCGCCACCGGTTTCGGCAACTGGACGCCGGGCGCGAAGGCATTCTGCCAGTAG
- the fliN gene encoding flagellar motor switch protein FliN, with translation MSSSPFPATDLAGTEPRVGDGRNLDSILRIPVLMQVVLGSATMPVADLMKLGRGAVVPLDHRVGEPVDVMVNGRVIARGEIVIVEEDNSRFGVSLTEVVGPSATDQNT, from the coding sequence ATGAGCAGCAGCCCCTTCCCCGCCACCGATCTCGCCGGCACCGAGCCTCGCGTCGGCGACGGGCGCAACCTCGATTCGATCCTACGCATCCCGGTGCTGATGCAGGTGGTGCTCGGTTCGGCAACCATGCCGGTGGCGGATCTGATGAAGCTCGGGCGCGGCGCCGTCGTCCCCCTCGATCACCGGGTCGGCGAGCCCGTGGACGTGATGGTCAACGGCCGGGTCATCGCGCGGGGCGAGATCGTGATCGTCGAGGAGGACAATTCCCGGTTCGGCGTGTCGCTGACCGAGGTGGTCGGCCCCTCCGCCACCGACCAGAACACCTGA
- a CDS encoding flagellar hook-length control protein FliK translates to MRSLDTLLLTRPKPEAGRAPAGEDARVDVPSGFEAMLGALEGGTAETGAAERGPSVAGEVGAEPAEAGADLPPALPADASPAITIDVGGSALQALMALTGPAAPAIAAPPDASLEAMVQRAALRAGSGPGPAPAEPALQMSMVGLETHFAPVRPRGVATPAEPGIGQGLSETSAPPTVPTSDRFGAAPVALVNQEKAPVAGAARTATAADAIMPPAGGPDGQRAIGSEAMPLPAADSDVRDPATPSDRPAPEAAANGPTAPAATPRAPSPGEAAKAAAPAGMADLAATASAPPASPDPTAATPARPAGPDPEPDRPATPAVPSPAPASDEAVRQPAAAPVQTTVIEALRSPAGRGAPRSDRAEPAGTADNAARVDRPESPSLTEPAAIAQLGAPGQTRRDPDSRQDRPAVIARPETTPEQATVAVPQPQANEGVARPVRAETDAAMPEAPRPEMPLAQPVAQETAGMPAPVPASPLRQIVDAVAAQLPAAPASQARPVPASTEAGPLKILTLQLHPADLGSVLVRMRLQDGRLEMSLRTSREETAERLRKEGELLSGLLREAGYEPEAVTIQAGGPGAGDSAPRGQGFAAFAGSQGGQHDRQPGAATPDQSGRRPSPRADAAAESTDMPTGEQDHETDSRGRDRGSLYL, encoded by the coding sequence ATGCGGTCCCTCGACACCCTTCTTCTGACGCGGCCGAAGCCCGAGGCCGGCCGTGCGCCCGCGGGCGAGGATGCGCGCGTGGACGTCCCCTCCGGCTTCGAGGCGATGCTCGGCGCATTGGAGGGCGGAACAGCCGAGACCGGGGCGGCCGAGAGAGGGCCGTCAGTGGCCGGAGAGGTTGGGGCGGAACCGGCCGAAGCCGGGGCGGACCTGCCCCCTGCCCTCCCCGCCGACGCTTCCCCCGCCATCACCATCGACGTCGGCGGCTCGGCCTTGCAGGCGCTGATGGCGCTCACCGGTCCTGCGGCGCCGGCCATCGCGGCTCCCCCGGATGCCAGCCTGGAAGCCATGGTGCAGCGGGCCGCCCTACGCGCCGGATCGGGGCCCGGCCCGGCCCCGGCGGAACCGGCCTTGCAAATGTCGATGGTCGGCCTGGAAACGCATTTCGCGCCGGTCCGGCCGCGCGGGGTCGCAACCCCGGCAGAACCGGGCATCGGGCAGGGCTTGAGCGAGACATCCGCGCCGCCGACCGTCCCGACATCGGACCGCTTCGGCGCCGCGCCGGTCGCTCTCGTGAACCAGGAAAAGGCGCCCGTTGCGGGCGCCGCGCGGACCGCGACGGCAGCCGATGCGATCATGCCGCCGGCCGGTGGGCCGGATGGCCAGCGCGCGATAGGATCGGAAGCGATGCCGCTCCCGGCGGCTGACAGCGACGTTCGCGATCCGGCCACACCATCCGATCGGCCGGCACCGGAAGCCGCCGCGAACGGGCCGACCGCACCGGCCGCCACCCCGCGCGCACCGTCGCCGGGTGAAGCGGCAAAGGCTGCGGCGCCGGCCGGCATGGCCGACCTAGCCGCCACGGCGTCCGCGCCGCCGGCCTCGCCTGATCCGACCGCCGCGACGCCTGCGCGGCCGGCCGGGCCTGATCCAGAACCCGACCGCCCCGCCACCCCTGCCGTGCCGAGCCCTGCGCCGGCGTCGGACGAAGCCGTTCGGCAGCCGGCAGCCGCCCCGGTGCAGACTACCGTCATCGAAGCCCTGCGAAGCCCCGCGGGCCGCGGGGCACCGCGGAGCGATCGCGCCGAACCGGCCGGTACAGCGGACAACGCCGCGCGCGTCGATCGACCGGAAAGCCCGAGCCTCACCGAACCGGCCGCCATCGCCCAACTCGGCGCGCCGGGACAGACCCGACGCGACCCGGATTCGAGGCAGGATCGCCCGGCCGTCATCGCACGCCCCGAAACCACGCCGGAGCAGGCCACCGTGGCGGTGCCGCAGCCGCAGGCCAACGAAGGCGTAGCGCGCCCCGTGCGCGCCGAAACCGACGCGGCGATGCCCGAAGCGCCGCGTCCGGAGATGCCGCTGGCGCAACCCGTTGCGCAGGAGACGGCCGGCATGCCGGCTCCGGTACCCGCCTCGCCGCTGCGTCAGATCGTCGATGCGGTCGCCGCCCAGTTGCCGGCCGCGCCCGCGAGCCAGGCCCGCCCCGTTCCGGCTTCGACCGAGGCCGGGCCGCTGAAGATCCTCACGCTCCAGCTCCATCCGGCCGACCTCGGCTCGGTGCTGGTGCGGATGCGTCTGCAGGATGGGCGGCTCGAGATGAGCCTGCGCACCAGCCGCGAGGAGACCGCCGAGCGCCTGCGCAAGGAGGGCGAGCTGCTCTCCGGCCTGCTGCGCGAGGCCGGCTACGAGCCCGAAGCCGTGACGATTCAGGCAGGCGGCCCCGGAGCCGGCGATTCCGCGCCGCGCGGCCAGGGATTCGCGGCCTTCGCCGGATCGCAGGGCGGGCAGCACGACAGACAGCCGGGCGCGGCGACGCCCGATCAATCGGGCCGGCGCCCGTCCCCCCGCGCGGACGCGGCCGCCGAGTCCACCGACATGCCCACCGGGGAGCAGGACCATGAGACGGATTCTCGCGGGCGCGATCGCGGCAGCCTGTATCTCTAG
- a CDS encoding response regulator transcription factor, which translates to MYFLVDPRDTVNAGYKASFEREGISSFALMPEEFLSWLRAASPADLEAIQGFLLGDFAERAKCASVIRKQSRAPIIALADLRSLEQTVELLEAGIDDVLPKPVHVREILARSEAIWRRVNGAVQAGEADGETEGEARAVDRLKVFHDGRDPEIDGVPLSLPRRERHILEYLVRNRGRRLTKTQVFNVVYGVYSNGVEESVIEGHVSKLRKKLAERLGHDPIEAKRYMGYTYVG; encoded by the coding sequence ATGTATTTTCTGGTCGATCCGCGCGATACGGTGAACGCGGGTTACAAGGCCAGCTTCGAGCGTGAGGGCATCTCCTCGTTCGCGCTTATGCCCGAAGAGTTCCTGAGCTGGCTCCGGGCGGCCTCTCCCGCCGACCTCGAAGCGATCCAGGGCTTCCTCCTCGGGGATTTCGCGGAGCGGGCGAAATGCGCCAGCGTCATCCGCAAGCAGTCCCGCGCACCGATCATCGCGCTCGCCGACCTGCGCTCCCTCGAGCAGACCGTCGAACTGCTGGAAGCCGGCATCGACGACGTGCTGCCCAAGCCCGTCCATGTCCGCGAGATTTTGGCCCGCTCCGAGGCGATCTGGCGCCGGGTCAACGGCGCCGTCCAAGCCGGCGAGGCGGACGGCGAGACCGAGGGCGAGGCCAGGGCAGTGGACCGTCTCAAGGTCTTCCACGACGGGCGCGACCCCGAGATCGACGGCGTGCCGCTGTCCCTGCCGCGGCGGGAGCGGCACATCCTCGAATATCTCGTGCGCAACCGCGGGCGCCGGCTCACCAAGACCCAGGTCTTCAACGTGGTCTACGGCGTCTACAGCAACGGCGTCGAAGAGAGCGTGATCGAGGGCCATGTGAGCAAGCTGCGCAAGAAGCTCGCCGAGCGGCTCGGCCACGATCCGATCGAGGCCAAGCGCTACATGGGCTACACCTACGTCGGGTGA
- a CDS encoding MotB family protein, translating to MSDHAQEIIIIKRHGDHEDGHHGGAWKIALADFMTAMMALFLVMWLINSTSKEQKQTIAEYFNPVKLAEVTHDRKGVNDPQDTPNDPAPSGKGKGDGGNAEGKGDAAGAPGSRARESALFQDPYAVLAKLAAEAEAAGPEAASADASAVEAGQPGVAGGETGRDPFDPLYWQVAALPRRRTDNPGALDTAAAAPAEARLDARAQITGPKPKDLPKESAKDVARQSLNEAMRQAGVKLASAEPMPLAVPSAEAAKPPSETAPHTSPPELKTAPPEPTLLAKAETPAAKELAAGADQTAKAAETAALSALKAEIARAVPSLPNGAPAPQVEVRRTGEGVLISITDEINFSMFGIGSAEPTPKVVKALERIAKILNSRPGRVVVRGHTDGRPFRSETYDNWRLSSARAQMASYMLVRGGLDEARIDRIEGYADRQPRIAANPKAAENRRIEILLRGLPE from the coding sequence ATGTCGGACCACGCCCAAGAAATCATCATCATCAAGCGCCACGGCGACCACGAGGACGGCCATCACGGCGGCGCCTGGAAGATCGCGCTCGCCGACTTCATGACGGCGATGATGGCGCTGTTCCTGGTGATGTGGCTGATCAACTCCACCAGCAAGGAGCAGAAACAGACCATCGCCGAGTACTTCAACCCGGTGAAGCTCGCCGAGGTCACCCACGACCGCAAGGGCGTGAACGACCCGCAGGACACGCCCAATGATCCCGCCCCCTCCGGCAAGGGCAAGGGCGATGGGGGCAACGCCGAGGGCAAGGGCGACGCGGCCGGCGCGCCGGGCAGCCGCGCCCGTGAATCCGCCCTGTTCCAGGATCCTTACGCGGTGCTCGCCAAACTCGCCGCGGAGGCCGAGGCCGCCGGGCCGGAGGCCGCGAGCGCGGATGCCTCCGCGGTTGAGGCCGGACAGCCGGGCGTGGCCGGCGGCGAGACCGGGCGCGACCCGTTCGACCCGCTCTACTGGCAGGTCGCCGCCCTGCCGCGTCGCCGCACGGACAATCCCGGCGCCCTCGACACGGCTGCCGCCGCGCCGGCCGAGGCCCGCCTCGACGCGCGTGCACAGATCACCGGCCCCAAACCCAAGGATTTGCCGAAGGAATCGGCCAAGGACGTCGCCCGCCAGAGCCTGAACGAGGCCATGCGGCAGGCCGGCGTCAAGCTTGCCTCGGCCGAGCCGATGCCGCTGGCGGTTCCAAGCGCCGAGGCCGCCAAGCCACCGTCCGAGACGGCACCGCACACGTCCCCGCCCGAACTCAAGACGGCCCCGCCCGAACCGACGCTGCTGGCAAAAGCCGAGACGCCTGCTGCGAAGGAACTGGCGGCGGGGGCGGATCAAACCGCGAAAGCGGCCGAGACCGCGGCGCTCTCGGCTCTGAAGGCCGAGATCGCGCGGGCCGTGCCGTCGCTGCCCAACGGCGCGCCCGCCCCGCAGGTCGAGGTGCGCCGGACCGGCGAAGGCGTGCTCATCAGCATCACCGACGAGATCAATTTCAGCATGTTCGGGATCGGCTCGGCCGAACCGACACCCAAGGTGGTCAAGGCGCTGGAGCGCATCGCCAAGATCCTCAACAGCCGCCCCGGCCGCGTCGTCGTGCGCGGCCATACCGACGGCCGCCCGTTCCGCTCGGAGACCTACGACAACTGGCGCCTGTCCTCGGCGCGGGCGCAGATGGCCTCCTACATGCTCGTGCGCGGCGGCCTCGACGAGGCCCGCATCGACCGCATCGAGGGCTATGCCGACCGCCAGCCCCGCATCGCCGCCAACCCGAAGGCCGCCGAGAACCGCCGCATCGAGATCCTGCTGCGGGGCCTGCCGGAATGA
- a CDS encoding PepSY domain-containing protein — protein sequence MNAFKTILAATLATGLVAASAQADTPGKDWMPIDQVLTKLSEAGYGTVRSIEADDGVWKAKAVRDGRSVKLQLDPRTGAIVEKAKGQSDD from the coding sequence ATGAACGCCTTCAAGACCATTCTTGCCGCCACGCTGGCCACCGGCCTCGTCGCGGCGTCGGCACAGGCCGACACGCCCGGAAAGGACTGGATGCCGATCGACCAAGTGCTGACGAAGCTGTCGGAGGCCGGCTACGGCACGGTGCGCAGCATCGAGGCCGACGACGGGGTGTGGAAGGCCAAGGCGGTCCGGGACGGCCGGAGCGTCAAGCTTCAGCTCGATCCGCGGACCGGCGCCATCGTCGAGAAGGCCAAGGGGCAGAGCGACGATTGA
- the flhB gene encoding flagellar biosynthesis protein FlhB codes for MSDEDKESKTEAATERRVREAIEKGDIPFSREAPVFASTLGLLIALALFARGQAAQLAGDFKPLFDDPRGFSLETGGDAMLLLSRVALAAGRFLLPILLILAVCSLTASLLQNLPRFVLDRITPKWSRVSPMAGFARIFGTSGQVEFLKSLVKFLSVSVVALLLLRSERTRAVNAMFVDPSQLPELILTVAIRLVSAVAIATIVIVAGDLVWARLRWQRSLRMSRQDIKDEHKQTEGDPSVKARLRSLAQDRARNRMLANVDRATVIIANPTHFAVALRYEPSENPAPLVIAKGQDLIALRIRAIAEEKGIAVIEDKPLARSLYDAVQVDQTIPAEFYRAVAQILFFLFARAR; via the coding sequence GTGTCGGACGAGGACAAGGAGAGCAAGACCGAAGCCGCCACCGAACGGCGGGTGCGCGAGGCGATCGAGAAGGGCGACATCCCGTTCTCACGCGAGGCGCCGGTCTTCGCCTCGACGCTCGGCCTGCTGATCGCGCTCGCCCTGTTCGCGCGGGGACAGGCGGCGCAGCTCGCAGGCGATTTCAAACCGCTCTTCGACGATCCGCGCGGCTTCTCCCTGGAGACCGGCGGCGACGCGATGCTGCTTCTCAGCCGCGTGGCGCTGGCGGCGGGCCGATTCCTGCTGCCGATCCTGCTGATCCTGGCGGTCTGCAGTCTCACCGCCTCACTCCTGCAAAACCTGCCGCGCTTCGTCCTCGACCGGATCACGCCGAAATGGTCGCGGGTGTCGCCGATGGCGGGTTTCGCGCGGATCTTCGGAACCTCGGGTCAAGTCGAGTTCCTGAAATCCCTCGTTAAATTCCTGTCGGTCAGTGTCGTCGCCCTTCTGCTCCTCCGCTCGGAGCGGACAAGAGCCGTGAACGCCATGTTCGTCGATCCGAGCCAACTGCCCGAACTGATCCTGACGGTCGCGATCCGTCTCGTCTCGGCGGTGGCCATCGCCACCATCGTGATCGTCGCGGGCGATCTCGTCTGGGCGCGGCTGCGCTGGCAGCGCTCGCTGCGGATGTCGCGCCAGGACATCAAGGACGAGCACAAGCAGACCGAGGGCGATCCGTCGGTGAAGGCCCGGCTGCGCTCGCTCGCCCAGGACCGCGCCCGCAACCGGATGCTCGCCAATGTCGACCGGGCGACCGTGATCATCGCCAACCCGACCCACTTCGCCGTGGCCCTGCGCTACGAGCCCAGCGAGAACCCGGCCCCCCTCGTGATCGCCAAGGGGCAGGATCTCATCGCGCTCCGTATCCGCGCGATCGCCGAGGAAAAAGGCATCGCCGTGATCGAGGACAAGCCTCTCGCAAGGTCGCTGTACGATGCTGTGCAGGTCGATCAGACGATTCCGGCAGAATTTTACCGCGCCGTGGCGCAGATCCTTTTCTTCCTTTTCGCGAGAGCCCGATGA
- a CDS encoding flagellar motor switch protein FliM, with translation MDETETSDAAPETGPEANPEPRPELPPFVTASRPATDIRARIQEAGGLSLDRLPMLSVVFDRLATACSDAAKHLAASSAFYSLSGVESGRFGEFLDAYDANAVVGIFQAPEWDGHVLVGLDRDFLYTMVEVLFGSDGSEPPVEDERTFSAIELRIAQMVFEQVGKALESSFGLVSQTAFRLERMETRMEFAVIGRRSNKAVQAKFLLQALNRGGEMFLIIPQTVLNPLRPALGKVLTGESAARDPRWAEQIAAEVQKTTVRLRAVLEERHLTLGEIAGLKVGQVLTLDATPATRIKLEGNDRPLFWCRAGQSQGAYVLRVEESINPEKEGGHGLLG, from the coding sequence ATGGACGAGACCGAGACCTCCGACGCGGCGCCCGAAACGGGCCCCGAGGCGAACCCCGAGCCCCGGCCGGAGCTTCCCCCCTTCGTTACGGCGTCACGGCCCGCGACCGACATCCGTGCCCGCATCCAGGAGGCCGGCGGCCTGTCGCTCGACCGGCTGCCGATGCTCAGCGTGGTGTTCGACCGCCTCGCCACCGCTTGCAGCGACGCGGCCAAGCACCTGGCCGCCTCCTCGGCGTTCTACTCCCTGAGCGGCGTCGAGAGTGGGCGCTTCGGCGAGTTCCTCGATGCCTACGACGCCAACGCGGTGGTCGGCATCTTCCAGGCGCCGGAATGGGACGGGCACGTCCTGGTCGGGCTCGACCGCGACTTCCTCTACACCATGGTCGAGGTTCTGTTCGGCTCCGACGGCTCCGAGCCGCCGGTGGAGGACGAGCGCACCTTCTCGGCGATCGAGCTGCGCATCGCGCAGATGGTGTTCGAGCAGGTCGGCAAGGCGCTCGAATCCTCCTTCGGCCTCGTCTCGCAGACCGCCTTCCGCCTGGAGCGGATGGAGACTCGGATGGAGTTCGCGGTGATCGGCCGGCGCTCCAACAAGGCGGTCCAGGCCAAGTTCCTGCTCCAGGCGCTCAACCGCGGCGGCGAGATGTTCCTCATCATCCCGCAGACGGTGTTGAACCCGCTGCGCCCGGCTCTCGGCAAGGTGCTGACCGGCGAATCCGCCGCCCGCGACCCGCGCTGGGCCGAGCAGATCGCGGCGGAGGTGCAAAAGACCACCGTGCGTCTGCGCGCCGTCCTCGAGGAGCGGCACCTGACGCTCGGCGAGATCGCCGGCCTCAAGGTCGGGCAGGTGCTGACCCTCGACGCGACGCCCGCGACGCGGATCAAGCTCGAGGGCAACGACCGGCCCCTCTTCTGGTGCCGGGCCGGCCAGTCGCAGGGCGCTTACGTCCTGCGGGTGGAAGAATCGATCAATCCGGAGAAGGAGGGCGGCCATGGGCTCCTTGGTTGA
- a CDS encoding flagellar motor switch protein FliG, whose translation MSSSPLASSPVPPDAVSSVAIAPRAVATRRLDPVDQVAALLLAMGKPAAGRLIKYFEPDELKRITRSASHLGAVSPEQLDTVVENFSSEFSAGNSLIGTASEVEKLLTGLLPADQIADILADVRGSATRSVWERLGTVQESVLASYLVKEHPQTAALILSKVKPATAAKVMGHLPAPVRNTVMRRMLSFKPIVDDVLHAIEKTLHEDFMINGARNSGADTHAKMADIINKMERQQMDDVLTSLGESRPKSVEILKGLLFTFDDIVKLAPRARTTLFDAVPNDRLVLALKGTEVEFRTTVLSALSARVRRMVEHELNGGEPAAQRDVLEARRTITDLAMDMAGRGEIEINPGGEDEALIR comes from the coding sequence ATGTCTTCGAGCCCTCTGGCATCGAGCCCCGTCCCACCGGACGCCGTCTCCTCGGTCGCCATCGCGCCCCGTGCGGTGGCGACCCGGCGGCTCGACCCCGTCGATCAAGTGGCGGCGCTGCTGCTCGCCATGGGCAAGCCCGCGGCCGGGCGGCTCATCAAGTATTTCGAGCCGGACGAACTCAAGCGCATCACCCGCTCGGCCTCGCATCTCGGGGCGGTCAGCCCCGAGCAGCTCGACACGGTGGTCGAGAACTTCTCGTCCGAATTCTCCGCCGGCAACAGCCTGATCGGGACGGCGAGCGAGGTCGAGAAGCTGCTCACCGGCCTGCTGCCGGCCGACCAGATCGCCGACATCCTCGCCGACGTGCGCGGCAGCGCCACCCGCTCGGTGTGGGAGCGGCTCGGCACCGTGCAGGAGAGCGTGCTGGCGAGCTACCTCGTCAAGGAGCATCCGCAGACCGCCGCGCTGATCCTGTCGAAGGTGAAACCCGCCACCGCCGCCAAGGTGATGGGCCACCTGCCCGCGCCGGTGCGCAACACGGTGATGCGGCGGATGCTGAGCTTCAAGCCGATCGTCGACGACGTACTGCACGCGATCGAGAAGACGCTGCACGAGGACTTCATGATCAACGGCGCGCGCAATTCCGGCGCCGACACCCACGCCAAAATGGCCGACATCATCAACAAGATGGAGCGCCAGCAGATGGACGACGTGCTCACCAGCCTCGGCGAGTCGCGTCCGAAATCGGTCGAGATCCTGAAAGGCCTGCTCTTCACCTTCGACGACATCGTCAAGCTGGCGCCGCGCGCCCGCACCACTCTGTTCGATGCCGTCCCCAACGACCGTCTGGTGCTGGCACTGAAGGGCACGGAGGTCGAGTTCCGCACCACGGTGCTCAGTGCCCTCTCGGCGCGCGTGCGCCGCATGGTCGAGCACGAATTGAACGGCGGCGAGCCGGCGGCGCAGCGCGACGTGCTGGAGGCGCGCCGCACCATCACCGATCTGGCCATGGACATGGCCGGGCGCGGCGAGATCGAGATCAATCCGGGAGGCGAGGATGAAGCGCTCATCCGCTGA